Proteins found in one Actinokineospora alba genomic segment:
- a CDS encoding carbohydrate ABC transporter permease yields MLRNRELRVAAVFISPAILFFLVFWAAPVLLALYYSFTDWQVGQDETWTGVANYAKLLSDPQFHTAVLASMSIVLIVMAVSLVLALGVAIVLADPRIQAGRLWRVSVIVPVVTDWVATGLVFQLFFLPNQGVLASFGQSLGIDALNSVRWTTDAGLAPWAIAIFVIWKQTGLYAIFFLAGLKGIPGDILEASKVDGANSWQTFWRIRWPMMTPVTVFVVVLAFVTTLGLFEPVYLLTGGGPAGATRTLPLFLFENFFTFGNSGYASAAGIYFLLLSLMFTYAASRILKDRDES; encoded by the coding sequence ATGCTCCGCAACCGCGAACTCCGCGTCGCCGCCGTCTTCATCTCCCCCGCCATCCTGTTCTTCCTGGTCTTCTGGGCCGCGCCGGTGCTGCTGGCCCTGTACTACTCCTTCACCGACTGGCAGGTCGGGCAGGACGAGACGTGGACCGGCGTAGCCAACTACGCGAAGCTGCTGTCAGATCCCCAATTCCACACCGCGGTACTCGCCTCGATGTCGATCGTCCTGATCGTCATGGCGGTGAGCCTGGTGCTCGCGCTCGGTGTGGCGATCGTGCTGGCCGACCCGCGCATCCAGGCGGGCAGGCTGTGGCGGGTCTCGGTGATCGTCCCGGTCGTGACCGACTGGGTGGCGACCGGACTGGTGTTCCAGCTGTTCTTCCTGCCCAACCAAGGGGTTCTGGCCTCGTTCGGCCAGTCACTCGGCATCGACGCGCTCAACAGCGTGCGCTGGACGACCGACGCGGGCCTGGCGCCGTGGGCGATCGCGATCTTCGTGATCTGGAAGCAGACCGGCCTGTACGCGATCTTCTTCCTGGCCGGCCTCAAGGGCATTCCCGGCGACATCCTCGAAGCGTCCAAAGTGGATGGGGCGAACTCCTGGCAGACGTTCTGGCGCATCCGCTGGCCGATGATGACCCCGGTGACGGTGTTCGTGGTGGTGCTCGCCTTCGTGACCACGCTGGGCCTGTTCGAACCGGTCTACCTGCTCACCGGCGGCGGCCCGGCGGGCGCGACCCGAACACTCCCGCTGTTCCTCTTCGAGAACTTCTTCACCTTCGGCAACAGCGGTTACGCGTCCGCGGCCGGCATCTACTTCCTGCTGCTGAGCCTGATGTTCACCTACGCCGCCTCCCGCATCCTCAAGGACAGGGACGAGTCATGA
- a CDS encoding carbohydrate ABC transporter permease, whose translation MTSLATRPQSTAAPQRPKRRSGRTGSTLGLAAKYLVLLAFTAFSLLPLAWMVSSAFKAPQDVLEVPVRWIPKEWHPENFVKALMEPRFTGHTFLEFLINSTIVATVTALASVVLSIMVGYGFAKFRFRGREAFMWTLLGSTLLPFSSVVIPLYLVIDSLALTDTLAGLIIPFVITGQAVFISRQFIRAIPTAYIEAARLDGASEWVIFRRIIVPLTGPAVTTVAVMSFLFSWNQFLWPLVITSSQEGFTAPLGLSMLGMGNTFNTDYSVWMAASTIAIIPPLVFFLILERPYLRGLEAMAGVK comes from the coding sequence ATGACGAGCCTCGCGACGCGACCGCAGAGCACGGCCGCCCCGCAGCGCCCGAAGCGCCGGTCCGGACGCACCGGCAGCACACTCGGCCTGGCCGCGAAGTACCTGGTGCTGCTGGCGTTCACCGCGTTCAGCCTGCTGCCGCTGGCCTGGATGGTGTCCTCGGCGTTCAAGGCGCCGCAGGACGTGCTGGAGGTGCCGGTCCGCTGGATCCCCAAGGAGTGGCACCCGGAGAACTTCGTCAAGGCGCTGATGGAACCCCGGTTCACCGGCCACACGTTCCTCGAATTTCTGATCAACAGCACGATCGTCGCCACGGTGACCGCGCTGGCCAGCGTCGTGCTGTCCATCATGGTCGGCTACGGCTTCGCCAAGTTCCGCTTCCGCGGCCGCGAGGCGTTCATGTGGACACTGCTCGGCTCGACGCTGCTGCCGTTCTCCTCCGTCGTCATCCCGCTGTACCTGGTCATCGACTCGCTGGCGCTGACCGACACCCTCGCCGGTCTCATCATTCCCTTCGTCATCACCGGCCAAGCCGTCTTCATCTCGCGGCAGTTCATCCGCGCCATCCCCACCGCCTACATCGAGGCCGCGCGGCTCGACGGCGCGAGCGAGTGGGTGATCTTCCGGCGGATCATCGTGCCGCTGACCGGACCGGCGGTGACGACGGTGGCGGTCATGAGCTTCCTGTTCTCCTGGAACCAGTTCCTCTGGCCGCTGGTGATCACCTCCTCCCAGGAGGGCTTCACCGCACCGCTGGGCCTGTCCATGCTCGGCATGGGCAACACCTTCAACACCGACTACAGCGTCTGGATGGCCGCGTCCACCATCGCGATCATCCCGCCGCTGGTCTTCTTCCTGATCCTGGAACGCCCCTACCTGCGCGGCCTGGAAGCCATGGCAGGAGTCAAATGA
- a CDS encoding putative glycoside hydrolase has product MSRRHLIPGQLRAVYYFEDTLHRAGPEGGRSLLAAAAELGFTAVVTEPVRLPEWLVPTAHELGMAALVAVACFSDHADPILPENPHLWPIESTGRRRPRQEWYTGLIPTDETHNATVVQRCARLAEQGVDGVIADFIRWPMHWELELRAPERHQETSYDAITLARFADWSGVAVPHEPVSAAERIHSEHAETWYDFRRMVITDVLRRIGEAVREANPDALVGAFVVPATEPQRMTWLGQDVAAFAEHCDVLFPMAYHAITHRPPSWVAEVTREIAASSGGVVVPVVQSTSDPAVSDGADWGPRFDAADFADALAHAAEAASGVVVFCGEGLTPDRAHEVARSFGRDTTPALSNRRAKEPFESHHPLLRSKDPA; this is encoded by the coding sequence ATGAGCAGGCGTCACCTGATCCCTGGCCAGCTCCGCGCCGTGTACTACTTCGAGGACACCCTGCACCGGGCCGGGCCCGAAGGAGGGCGCTCACTCCTCGCCGCCGCAGCGGAACTCGGCTTCACCGCCGTGGTCACCGAACCGGTGCGGTTACCCGAGTGGCTGGTGCCCACCGCGCATGAGCTGGGCATGGCCGCACTGGTTGCCGTCGCGTGCTTCTCCGACCACGCTGACCCGATCCTGCCCGAGAACCCACACTTGTGGCCGATCGAGTCGACGGGCAGGCGCAGGCCGCGCCAGGAGTGGTACACCGGCCTGATCCCCACCGACGAGACGCACAACGCGACCGTCGTCCAGCGCTGCGCCCGGCTGGCCGAGCAGGGCGTCGACGGTGTCATCGCCGACTTCATCCGCTGGCCGATGCACTGGGAGCTGGAGCTGCGCGCCCCGGAGCGCCACCAGGAGACGTCTTACGACGCCATCACCCTCGCCCGGTTCGCGGACTGGTCGGGCGTCGCTGTTCCCCACGAGCCCGTGTCCGCCGCCGAGCGCATCCACAGCGAGCACGCCGAGACCTGGTACGACTTCCGCCGCATGGTGATCACCGACGTGCTGCGCAGAATCGGCGAAGCGGTGCGGGAAGCCAATCCCGACGCGCTGGTCGGCGCGTTCGTCGTGCCCGCGACCGAGCCGCAGCGCATGACGTGGCTTGGCCAGGACGTCGCCGCCTTCGCCGAGCACTGCGACGTGCTGTTCCCCATGGCCTACCACGCGATCACGCACCGCCCGCCGTCCTGGGTCGCCGAGGTGACCAGGGAGATCGCGGCGAGCAGCGGCGGCGTGGTCGTCCCCGTCGTCCAGTCCACATCGGACCCGGCGGTGAGCGACGGCGCGGACTGGGGGCCGCGCTTCGACGCCGCCGACTTCGCCGACGCGCTCGCCCACGCGGCCGAGGCCGCGAGTGGTGTCGTCGTCTTCTGCGGCGAGGGGCTCACCCCGGACCGCGCCCACGAGGTCGCCCGGTCGTTCGGCCGGGACACCACACCAGCCCTGAGCAACCGAAGAGCGAAGGAGCCGTTCGAAAGTCACCATCCCCTGCTACGCAGCAAGGACCCAGCATGA
- a CDS encoding family 20 glycosylhydrolase, which translates to MSSRLSPPASRARAMITKLTVVTTAAAGIVVLGQSPAQASAADTIVPRVASWTPATGTFTLTSTSRIVVDAATASSYTSGPDSPTTSRRTLSQVATKLRTDIQAVTGRALTVVTGGAAATGDITLALSNSDATLGVEGYRIAVGDQVAVTAPTSTGAFQAGRSILQLLKTDAGNDNLTRGTVRDLPSLTYRAVSVDLGRRHWEVSAIQDVIRQLAWHKLNILQLHFNESEAFRLYSPNYAGIAPTDAKARYSQADIAAIEAVAAEHHVTVVPEIDMPAHSTAIALGGGANRSMAPKCGSGNEWVLDYVDPAVRSWANNLLGEFVSWFSGPYFHIGNDEVPHTLASCPYVQNAIDTDPAITNFEDLQERFISEQNAVVKAAGKRTMMWANAANILPEKEIILVNFGSDANAATLRNMGYDVVNTAYNTGSYTRFFLIPAAFGDTRHVAKGTIYGWTPATPGGRNLGQQVAIWSDQIYFGDTKYFTDELDSRRAELAERTWNSTATSATYSQFVAKVAAAGAAPGVSTATPARTANGQPDHHYDFNENLPVTSATHFPGGYTYPTARDSVGGKHASAYTAEAPTFPTAGYRGSGARFTAGANDKLNIAGSDLAPPWTVATWVRREVNGTDTQLLRGWNTAIKLEQNGTTNRVGVTTYGVGDYSFAYTVPLNQWTHLAIVATPTGTSLYANGSLVQTIPQTVALPRGAIGGNRAFGGTLDELRIYDEALSATQIAALHSAYQSDAALGSPATASTVETSAFPASAAVDGISSTRWSSTRMDPQWIRVDLGSVKAINRVKLTWEAAYGRDYQVQVSTDGTNFTTIRSQVGGDGGVDDLTGLSGSGRYLRIHGTARGTTYGYSLWSLEVGAA; encoded by the coding sequence ATGAGTTCTCGCCTGTCCCCACCGGCATCGCGCGCCCGCGCGATGATCACCAAACTCACCGTCGTCACGACCGCCGCCGCGGGCATCGTCGTCCTCGGCCAGTCGCCCGCGCAGGCGTCGGCCGCCGACACGATCGTGCCCAGGGTCGCCTCCTGGACCCCGGCCACCGGCACCTTCACCCTGACCTCGACCAGCCGCATCGTCGTCGACGCGGCCACCGCGTCGAGCTACACGTCCGGCCCCGACTCCCCCACCACCTCGCGTCGCACCCTGTCCCAGGTCGCGACCAAGCTGCGCACCGACATCCAGGCCGTCACCGGACGCGCGCTGACCGTCGTCACCGGCGGCGCAGCCGCCACGGGCGACATCACGCTCGCCCTGTCCAACAGTGACGCGACGCTGGGCGTCGAGGGCTACCGGATCGCCGTGGGCGACCAGGTGGCCGTCACCGCCCCCACGTCGACCGGCGCTTTCCAGGCCGGCCGGTCGATCCTGCAGCTGCTCAAGACCGACGCGGGCAACGACAACCTCACCCGCGGCACGGTCCGTGACCTGCCCTCGCTGACCTACCGGGCCGTGTCGGTCGACCTCGGCAGGCGACACTGGGAGGTTTCCGCGATCCAGGACGTCATCCGGCAGCTCGCCTGGCACAAGCTCAACATCCTGCAGCTGCACTTCAACGAGAGCGAGGCGTTCCGCCTCTACAGCCCGAACTACGCGGGCATCGCGCCGACCGACGCCAAGGCCAGGTACTCCCAGGCCGACATCGCCGCGATCGAGGCGGTGGCCGCCGAGCACCACGTCACCGTGGTCCCCGAGATCGACATGCCCGCGCACTCCACCGCCATCGCCCTCGGCGGCGGCGCGAACCGGTCGATGGCGCCGAAGTGCGGCAGCGGCAACGAATGGGTGCTCGACTACGTCGACCCGGCCGTGCGGTCGTGGGCCAACAACCTGCTGGGCGAGTTCGTCTCGTGGTTCAGCGGACCGTACTTCCACATCGGCAACGACGAGGTCCCCCACACGCTGGCGTCGTGCCCGTACGTGCAGAACGCGATCGACACCGATCCCGCGATCACCAACTTCGAGGACCTGCAGGAACGCTTCATCAGCGAGCAGAACGCGGTCGTCAAGGCGGCGGGCAAGCGCACGATGATGTGGGCCAACGCGGCGAACATCCTGCCGGAGAAGGAGATCATCCTGGTCAACTTCGGCTCGGACGCCAACGCGGCCACGCTGCGGAACATGGGCTACGACGTCGTCAACACCGCGTACAACACCGGTTCCTACACCCGCTTCTTCCTGATCCCCGCCGCGTTCGGCGACACCAGGCACGTCGCGAAGGGCACGATCTACGGCTGGACACCCGCGACACCGGGTGGGCGCAACCTCGGCCAGCAGGTCGCCATCTGGTCCGACCAGATCTACTTCGGTGACACCAAGTACTTCACCGACGAACTGGACTCGCGGCGCGCCGAACTGGCCGAGCGGACCTGGAACTCGACCGCGACCAGCGCGACCTACAGCCAGTTCGTCGCGAAGGTCGCCGCGGCCGGGGCGGCGCCCGGTGTCAGCACCGCGACACCGGCTCGCACGGCCAACGGGCAGCCCGACCACCACTACGACTTCAACGAGAACCTGCCGGTGACGTCGGCGACGCACTTCCCCGGCGGCTACACCTATCCGACGGCCCGCGACAGTGTCGGCGGCAAGCACGCGAGCGCCTACACCGCCGAAGCGCCGACCTTCCCGACCGCGGGGTATCGCGGCAGCGGAGCGCGGTTCACCGCGGGGGCGAACGACAAGCTCAACATCGCGGGCTCCGACCTCGCTCCACCGTGGACGGTCGCGACGTGGGTGCGCCGTGAGGTGAACGGAACGGACACGCAACTCCTGCGCGGCTGGAACACCGCGATCAAGCTGGAGCAGAACGGGACCACCAACCGGGTCGGCGTGACGACCTACGGCGTCGGGGACTACTCCTTCGCGTACACGGTCCCGCTCAACCAGTGGACGCACCTGGCGATCGTGGCGACGCCCACCGGGACGAGCCTGTACGCCAATGGCTCGCTGGTGCAGACGATCCCGCAGACCGTGGCGCTGCCGCGAGGCGCGATCGGCGGCAACCGGGCGTTCGGCGGCACCCTCGACGAACTGCGCATCTACGACGAGGCACTGTCGGCGACCCAGATCGCGGCGCTGCACAGCGCGTACCAGTCCGATGCCGCCCTGGGCAGCCCGGCGACGGCGTCCACAGTGGAGACTTCCGCCTTCCCCGCGTCGGCGGCAGTGGACGGGATCTCGTCGACCCGCTGGTCGAGCACCCGCATGGATCCACAGTGGATCCGGGTGGACCTGGGCAGCGTCAAGGCGATCAACCGGGTGAAGCTCACGTGGGAGGCGGCCTACGGCCGGGACTACCAGGTCCAGGTCTCCACCGACGGCACGAACTTCACCACGATCCGCAGCCAGGTCGGCGGTGACGGCGGCGTGGACGACCTGACCGGGCTGTCCGGCAGCGGCCGATACCTGCGGATCCACGGAACCGCGCGGGGCACCACCTACGGCTACTCGTTGTGGTCGCTGGAAGTGGGCGCGGCGTAG
- a CDS encoding GntR family transcriptional regulator — MHSKYRVVADQLISSIERGEYPVGSVLPPLRELTVRFDVARGTARAAVAILVGEGLAVVRQGVGTLVCATRPASRPAPPTPVETPRPGHPEVVLSGWTSADAEVATRLGVASGSLVVHRVRHHRTGRRIVQIDQQWVPATVAGRIEEHTGQDIADRDDTPYANLTDLMRRAGLNPVVAAVTLSARMPEQPECTTMRIQATRPVLVAHHVVHDSTGRPVETTTTVGSADRATPMFTIPVG, encoded by the coding sequence ATGCACAGCAAGTACCGAGTGGTGGCCGACCAGCTGATCAGCTCGATCGAGCGCGGCGAGTACCCGGTCGGCAGTGTGCTGCCGCCGTTGCGCGAACTGACGGTGCGCTTCGACGTCGCCCGCGGCACGGCCCGCGCCGCGGTCGCCATCCTGGTGGGCGAGGGGCTGGCGGTCGTGAGACAGGGCGTCGGCACGCTGGTGTGCGCGACGAGACCGGCTTCCCGGCCCGCCCCGCCGACGCCGGTCGAGACACCTCGCCCGGGCCACCCGGAGGTCGTGCTGAGCGGGTGGACAAGCGCCGACGCCGAGGTCGCGACCAGGCTCGGCGTGGCGTCGGGCAGCCTCGTGGTCCACCGCGTCCGCCATCACCGCACCGGACGCCGGATCGTGCAGATCGATCAGCAGTGGGTGCCCGCGACGGTCGCGGGCCGGATCGAGGAGCACACCGGCCAGGACATCGCCGACCGCGACGACACCCCGTACGCCAACCTGACCGACCTGATGCGCCGAGCAGGGCTCAACCCGGTGGTCGCCGCGGTCACGCTGAGCGCCCGGATGCCCGAGCAGCCCGAGTGCACAACCATGCGCATCCAGGCCACGCGACCGGTCCTGGTCGCCCACCACGTCGTCCACGATTCCACTGGCAGACCGGTGGAAACCACGACGACGGTCGGTTCAGCCGACCGCGCAACGCCGATGTTCACCATCCCCGTGGGCTAA
- a CDS encoding glycoside hydrolase family 2 TIM barrel-domain containing protein, with the protein MYRPEQVGGFVQAGSRGSAALAIAIALVPLLVPASAQASTVAFISPTVSSLSGTVDLEVTAPPGTTSVRFSVDGTAVAEVTGQYATATGSAPIWRTATDAGWFTAGSHTLRADAITPSGTVTATKAVTTTRPADPPGTTSLDGTWAFATEAELAAGALDGTRPAAAQPGFDESRLSPVLVPSSYGAVRSKWDAAQGNRVLYRRSIDLAPAAGLRTHLVFESCFFACRYFLNGVDVGASTGGYLPVRLDATAAARDGANTLAVVADGRNSTTNAFTTTHLYWQWGGLVQSARVERVRGVAITNLTAEGSRAGVLTLRAQGTSTATTAIGIATKVVVRRPDGTEAANRTVWFNVPAGGGAVQPVTIDLGAPVLWSPANPSRYTVDIAVPSGYGRSVTLRPGFRDVAVSGSDVVLNGQVLANLPGFNRHADYPGLGRTIPDGLVVRELRELYAKGYRIFRPGHYPTTPAVLDEADRLGMLVIEEVSIQQLSGTALISPAVTAFAKDQLRRMIDRDRGHPSVVIWSVGNENHTQTAEGAEYVRDLVTYGKSLDATRLYTEVSAWHTSDKSYAHQDIVLANVYYGWYGSKFTDVPGLLDRIQALASGKPVMISEYGAEAVKGRSNLGFGGEYYQGLMIDEYNRLVGKRPHTLGLMYWTSTEFVASPTWSGGNPEPVAPFHTKGMRTWFGEAKLGWRVMFAPVRIREIAPFTSSASVTIDDVNGKGASGTLKVTPPAGFTGPADQPFTVPPGGSTTVDVPLTGQFPKAGTDGAPGLVRAVIDADTEAQPRPLWPAPGGVLALDAGGDTSPLAPGYQRLGTSTSYSTATGFGWVGTGPQQRDRANPDDLRRDFATDTAARTLRITVPSGGRTVHVLVGDRQYAADPMRISAGGTTVLDTAALPKGSFRWHAVPLTGGTHDLVISATTAGTYWKLAALVVS; encoded by the coding sequence ATGTATCGCCCCGAACAAGTTGGGGGTTTCGTGCAGGCAGGTTCGCGCGGGTCGGCCGCCTTGGCCATCGCCATCGCCCTCGTCCCACTCCTCGTCCCCGCGTCGGCGCAAGCGAGCACCGTCGCCTTCATCAGCCCGACAGTGTCGTCACTGAGCGGGACGGTCGACCTGGAGGTCACCGCTCCCCCGGGCACCACCAGCGTCCGGTTCTCGGTGGACGGCACCGCTGTCGCCGAGGTCACCGGCCAGTACGCCACCGCCACCGGCAGCGCGCCGATCTGGCGCACGGCAACCGATGCGGGCTGGTTCACCGCCGGCTCCCACACCCTGCGGGCCGACGCGATCACCCCGTCCGGCACCGTGACCGCCACCAAGGCGGTGACCACGACCAGACCAGCCGACCCGCCCGGCACCACCTCGCTCGACGGGACGTGGGCGTTCGCCACCGAGGCCGAGCTGGCCGCGGGCGCCCTCGACGGCACCCGGCCCGCCGCCGCCCAGCCCGGATTCGACGAGTCACGCCTGAGCCCGGTGCTGGTTCCGAGCTCGTATGGCGCGGTCCGGAGCAAGTGGGACGCCGCGCAGGGCAACCGCGTGCTGTACCGCCGGTCGATCGACCTGGCCCCGGCCGCCGGACTGCGCACCCATCTCGTGTTCGAGTCCTGCTTCTTCGCCTGCCGGTACTTCCTCAACGGCGTCGACGTCGGCGCCTCGACAGGCGGCTATCTCCCGGTCCGGCTCGACGCGACCGCCGCCGCGCGCGACGGCGCCAACACCCTCGCCGTCGTGGCGGACGGCCGGAACTCGACCACCAACGCGTTCACCACGACCCACCTGTACTGGCAGTGGGGTGGGCTGGTCCAGTCGGCGCGGGTGGAGCGGGTTCGCGGGGTGGCGATCACCAACCTCACCGCGGAGGGCAGCCGCGCGGGTGTGCTCACCTTGCGCGCGCAGGGAACCAGCACCGCGACGACAGCTATCGGCATCGCGACCAAGGTCGTCGTCCGCCGTCCGGACGGCACGGAGGCAGCCAACCGCACCGTGTGGTTCAACGTCCCGGCCGGTGGCGGTGCCGTGCAGCCGGTGACGATCGATCTCGGCGCGCCTGTGCTGTGGAGTCCGGCGAACCCGTCCCGGTACACAGTGGACATCGCGGTCCCCTCCGGTTATGGCCGGTCCGTGACGCTGCGGCCAGGTTTCCGGGACGTCGCGGTGTCGGGCTCGGACGTCGTCCTCAATGGACAGGTCCTGGCGAACCTGCCGGGCTTCAATCGGCACGCCGACTACCCCGGTCTCGGCCGCACGATCCCCGACGGGCTGGTGGTCCGCGAGCTGCGCGAGCTGTACGCGAAGGGATACCGGATCTTCCGGCCCGGGCACTACCCGACGACGCCAGCCGTGCTGGACGAGGCCGATCGACTGGGCATGCTCGTCATCGAGGAGGTGTCGATCCAGCAGCTCAGCGGCACCGCGCTGATCTCCCCCGCGGTGACCGCGTTCGCCAAGGACCAGCTGCGGCGGATGATCGACCGCGACCGCGGGCACCCGAGCGTCGTCATCTGGTCGGTGGGCAACGAGAACCACACCCAGACCGCCGAGGGCGCCGAGTACGTGCGCGATCTCGTCACCTACGGCAAGTCCCTGGACGCGACCCGGCTCTACACCGAGGTCAGCGCGTGGCACACCAGCGACAAGTCCTACGCGCACCAGGACATCGTGCTCGCCAACGTCTACTACGGCTGGTACGGCTCGAAGTTCACCGACGTCCCCGGCCTGCTCGACCGCATCCAGGCGCTCGCGAGCGGCAAGCCCGTCATGATCAGCGAGTACGGCGCGGAAGCAGTCAAGGGCCGGTCGAACCTGGGGTTCGGCGGCGAGTACTACCAGGGCCTGATGATCGACGAGTACAACCGGCTCGTCGGCAAGCGCCCGCACACCCTCGGCCTGATGTACTGGACGTCCACGGAGTTCGTCGCCTCGCCGACCTGGTCGGGCGGCAACCCCGAGCCGGTGGCGCCGTTCCACACCAAGGGAATGCGCACGTGGTTCGGTGAGGCGAAACTGGGCTGGCGGGTGATGTTCGCGCCGGTGCGGATCCGGGAGATCGCGCCGTTCACCTCGTCGGCTTCGGTGACGATCGACGACGTCAACGGCAAAGGCGCGTCCGGCACGCTCAAGGTGACACCGCCCGCCGGGTTCACCGGCCCGGCCGACCAGCCGTTCACCGTGCCGCCAGGTGGCTCGACGACGGTCGACGTGCCCCTCACCGGGCAGTTCCCGAAGGCGGGCACCGATGGCGCCCCAGGTCTGGTGCGGGCCGTCATCGACGCGGACACCGAAGCCCAGCCTCGGCCGCTGTGGCCCGCGCCGGGTGGGGTCCTCGCGCTGGACGCGGGCGGTGACACCTCGCCGCTCGCACCCGGCTACCAACGGCTCGGCACCTCCACCTCCTACAGCACGGCCACCGGTTTCGGCTGGGTGGGCACGGGACCGCAGCAGCGCGACCGGGCCAACCCGGACGACCTGCGCCGCGACTTCGCCACCGACACCGCCGCCCGCACCCTGCGGATCACCGTGCCGTCAGGCGGCCGGACGGTGCACGTCCTGGTCGGTGACCGGCAGTACGCCGCCGATCCGATGCGGATCAGTGCCGGGGGCACGACGGTGCTCGACACCGCCGCCCTGCCGAAAGGCTCGTTCCGCTGGCACGCCGTCCCGCTGACCGGCGGCACGCACGACCTGGTGATCTCCGCGACGACCGCGGGCACCTACTGGAAGCTCGCCGCGCTGGTCGTCTCATGA